TTAGGAGCTAAATCAGGGTTGTAATTAATTGCTTCAAAATTAGAAATAACAATCGGAGGTGTTGCATAACCCAATGTTATCGACCAGGCTCCATTTAACAAACCAGGAGCCGACTCCAACATAACTCCAGGGTAGCGAAACTCATCCCATTGAGAGGCATGAGAAATAGATACCTGCATAGTTGAAGCCGAAGGGTCTGTGTTAGAGGTATGTACCGGAGGTTTAATCAAACAGTAACGCATATCACGATCTGCGTATTGGACATCAGGTTGTTTTAATATTTTGGTCAAACCCACACTAAAGTATTTGTCTGTCGAAATATTTTTAGCTGAGGATAAGTGTTTTAATTTTTCAGAGTCCACAACCACCAGGTAAGCACCACTGACCATAGGCTTGATGGTTTGTACCGGCAAGCCACTTTTTTGCGAAAAGCGTTCCCACCATAACTTATCAAGCTCAGGTTGCTCCTGACTATTAACCTCTTTATATTTTAAAATAATTTGATCAAGTAACTCCCCACACTGTTCCTTGGCAGCAAAGGAGGCAGATTCTAAAGAAAAAAATGCCAATACAGAGTTCAGTAAAAATAAACACTTCCTTATCTTCATTATTGTACTACCCAACGAGTCCGTAATTTTGGATATCAACAATAACCCGCGTCTTATTTATAAGTCCATAATTTTTCAAACTTTTTAATTAAATTCTAATACTTGGGTATTCAATCTATTGTGTTTATCCTAGTGTACGAAGCATCGTAGTTTCTAAATCAGAGGAAATTAAAAGCATACATAGCATTTTAAAGTATGTTAAGTATATAATGCTCCCCTTTTAACAACTCGAACGAATTAATGAACAACTGGTCTTCGGAAAAAATTTCTGTACTTGCTCTAGTCCTATTGATAACTGGTGCTATTGATAGCATTAGAAATTTACCCGGCACGGCATTGTTCGGCTCGTCGTTGATTTTCTTTTTTATCTTTTCAGCTATTGTTTTTTTGATCCCCGTCGCCATGGTTGCAGCCGAATTAGCCTCAACTTGGTCTGAAGAGGAAGGTGGTATTTACAGTTGGGTAAATCATGCCTATGGTGAGAATGTGGCCTTTTTTACGATCTGGCTGCAATGGATAAATACCTTGGTATGGTATCCCACTATTCTTTCGTTTATTGCCGGCGCATTAGCTTATTTAGTCAATCCAGAGCTCGCACAAAATAAATACTATTTGATTGCGGTAATTCTCACTATCTTCTGGTCTTTAACCTTTGTAGGCTTATCAGGGCTACGTGCTTCAGCTCATTTTGCCGGAATCTGTGCCATTTTAGGTATGATTATCCCTATGGGTTTTATTATTTTGCTGGCAATTATCTGGGTTATTAAAGGGAATCCTATTGCTATTGACTTTAGTCTTCCTCATTTATTACCTCAATGGAAAGACAGCCAATCCTGGGTATCACTTACGGCAATTATGACTTCGTTTTTAGGTATGGAGTTGGCTGCGGTGCATGTGCGTAACGTGAAAGATCCGCAAAAGAACTTCCCCCGAGCGCTCTTCTTTTCAGGCTTACTTATCTTATCTACGATGATTTTAGGTTCTCTCGCGATTGCGTTCGTGTTACCGAAAGAGAAAATTAGTCTTGTGGATGGGGTCATGCAAGCCTTCAGTAATTTTTTTCATGCCTATCATTTGACTTGGCTGATGCCTATTTTGATTTTTCTTTTACTCCTAGGAAGTTTGGGGAGCATGATTAATTGGATTATCTCCCCTGCCAAAGGCTTGCTCATGGCAGCAAACCATAATTTCCTACCGAAGCCCTTATGCAAATTAAATAAGCATGGTGTTGCTTCCCGCATTTTAATCGCACAAGCAGTATTGGTAACGGTATTATGCAGCGGCTTTCTTTTATTCCCTAGTGTGAATGCGATTTATTGGTTGTTTACCGACTTAAGTACTGAGCTGTACATTATGATGTATGTACTGATGTTTATTGCTGCATGGAGGCTAAAAGCAAAATTTGCTCATGTACAAAGACCCTTTGCAATACCTGGGGGCAAACCAGGTTACTATCTTACCTGCATTTTAGGTCTATGTGGTTGTATTATGACCTTAATTGTGGGCTTCATACCCCCCGTTGAATTCATGAACTTTGGTAGCGCCTCTCATTTCCGTTTAGTTTTCTCCATAGGTATTTTTGTAATGATTTTACCTGCAGTGCTACTTTACTGGCGCAAACGTCGTCAAGAAGCAAGTTTATAGCATTACGTAACCCGTATTCGCACAGTCCAATACGGGTATTCGTGCCACACCATTCGGAGAGAATATCATGCCATCAAAAAAGCTGGATTTATTGTGCAAACAAATTGAAAATCAAGACACCGATGATTTTGGTAAATTTTACATGTACGCAAGTTTATTAAAATCAGTTGCAGTACGAAATACTACCTTTACAAGTGGACTGCCAAAATGTAATAACGGCGTAGTATTTTGGAAAAAAAACAGTTTAGTGCTTGGAGAATTACCTAAAGATTTCCCAGAAGAAGTCGCAGCTTATGCTCGTGAATTCATTAACACTGAGCCCAACGTATCAAATCTTTTTTATAACATTGCCATGACGTACATTCGCAAAGGCAACATTGCTGATTTAATCTATGTCATTGATAAAATGCTGACGCATCTTCTAGCAATAAATAGCACACAAACTCACAACCAAGAAATTTCTAACCATATTGATTTTATGAAAAAAAAGCCAGAGATTGTCAAATTTATTGAGCAAATTTCTGCGTGCAATCAGCAACTGCTTTCTACCGTAGATAGTACCTGTAATACGGCTTTATTTACTGGGTCCTTTTTTTTATTGAGCTTTATATTTTCCTTAGCACCATCATTAATTGTTCTAGGACTCATGGCTTGGAGCGGCTACAATGCGTACTCTTATGCTATTCAAGCTTATGAACAAGGAATAGAAACAGGGAAAAAAATTAGCCTGCTAGGCGAAGAATTAGCAAGCCTTCCTCAAAAGACTAGCCTGTTGAATAACAAAAACCATAATAGCTTTTTCACTGCGATCATTACTCCCTTACCCCACGCAGCCATTACAGCAGGAGAACAGCTAGTTCCTAATAAGTCATGGTTAGATACTGCATCAAAATGGCATGAGCAACTAGATACCACCTGTAGATTGATCGTAAAATAAGCAGAGATAGCCTGGTTACTTGCCTCTGTATCTTATTCATATTTCTGCGGGCACTCCGCAGTCTGCCATTAAGTTAAAGATTATATTTATAAATTGTAGGTTGGTGCCCATGGCCAACCTACAAGCCGTCTCTAGGGACGAAATATCAAAATATAGAGCCTGGCTATGTCGTAAGAAATGTGTATAAGATACAGTTGCTTGCCACCAGGTAACACCGAACTAATATTCGCCATTGTTGAGGTGAATGGATTTATAACTTATCTTTTTCTTCCAAAGGAATCACTCGAGCTTCATGCTCTAGCATAACCGGAATATCACCATGAATCGGGAATGCTAAACGATCAAATTTACAAATTAATTCATTTTTTTTATGAATAAGTTTACCTTTGCATAAAGGACAAACCAAAATTTCCAATAATTTTTTATCCACCAAGATCTCCTTCACTCAATTAAGAGTTTTTATCGTATGTTACTTGATTGCGAACGTATACTGGCTGTGCATCAGCAACAGCAATGGCGGGGAGATTTTTAGCCCTTGCCAATTCAATCATCGTTGCCGCATTTGGATATACGGTTAATCTGTTACTAACTTGTGCCTTTAAAGCCTCAGGAAAATCAGCCCAATACTCATCAATACCTACACCAGCAAGCACAATGGGTTGCTGAATAGGAACGGCAATTTCAGTAACTGCACTCACTCGCTCTTCTGCAACATATTGTGCTTGCGGGAAATAAGCCCAATACATTTCGTGCATGCGCGCATCTAAGGCTGCCAATACAGCAGAATCTGCTTGTTCAGCCTGTTGGCGTGCACCCCAAGCAATAGTAGCCAGGCTGCTTACCGGAATTAACCCTAAATCATGAGCATAAGCCAAGCCTTTTGCAATGCTGCAGGCGATACGTAAACCAGTAAAACTCCCAGGCCCACAACCAAAAATAATACCATCTAGCTGCGTCATGGAGATACTTGCCTTTGCCAATAACTCATCAATCATGGGCAGCAAAAATTGCGCATGAGTTCGTTGGGCCCCCTGCTCTTGATGTAAGAGCTCATCGCCAAACGATACCGCGACACTTGCTTGCTCTGTTGATGTATCAATCGCTAACAGTTTCATAATCCAATGCCAACTCTCTAATAAATTTTAAAACCTTTTGTTCATCACGTGTTTTGGGAAGTTTCGGCAAACTGGATAAAATACGTCGTCCATATTCTCTACCAGTAAGGCGCGGGTCAGCAATAACCAAAATACCTTTATCCGTATTATCCCGAATTAAACGCCCGACTCCTTGCTTCAATGCGATTACTGCATTGGGTAAAGATAATTCATCAAATCCAGAAACGCCTTTTTCTTTTAAATAAGCCATTCTCCCACGCGTAACAGGATCAACTGGGCTGGAAAAAGGTAATTTATCAATGATAACACAAGAAAGTGCTTCCCCCTTAACATCAACTCCTTCCCAAAAGGTTGCCGTACCTAATAAAACAGCATTTCCTAATTGTCGAAAACGTTCTAGCAAAATAGGCTTTGCTTCTGTTCCTTGAATTAAGATCGGGTAGTTTATGATACCGTCCATCATTTGAGCAACCTGTTTTAGCGCCTTGTGACTGGTAAATAAAAAGAAGCAACGTCCTCCTAGCTCCTCAATAATGGGTACTACTCGTTTAAACAATAAATCATAATAATTTGGATTTTTAGGATCAGGCAATCCGCGAGGCAAATAAAGTAAAGCCTGCTCCTGATAATCAAAAGGACTAGGCAAAAGTAAGGTTTTTGCCTCATCTAATCCCAAGGGATTACAAAAACAGTCAAAAGAATCTGCCATGGTTAAGGTAGCAGACGTAAAAACATAGGTGCAGGATTGTCTTTTGAGTAATTGGCTAAAAGGTTCCGCAACGGTATAAGGCGTTGCATGAAATACTAAAGTATGTTTAAAACGCTCTAACCAACGAATTTTGTCATTTTGTGTTTGAGTAAACAGTTGCAATATGGCACCAAACTCTTCCAAACGCTCTTTGCAACGAATTAAGCCAGGCTTTTCCGCAATTGCTTCTGCATCAAAGCACTCCAACAATTCGCTTTGTAAACTCAGCCAATTATCCCAAATCCCCATAAAAGCTTTATTGCGTTTGAGTTCTTCCCAACTACTACGCTCATCAAAAGCAGAGACATACGTCACTAATTCATCCATCAGCTTGTCTGCTTTAAAACTTAGTGCTTTTAAGGGTTGGTTGGCCAAATCAATAGCCGGCCACTCGCGAATCACATCATCAACTAAGTCGCGAAATTGGCGCGTGCCAATGCGATCGCCATTAAAATGGGTGGCAATTTCTGCTAATTGATGAGCCTCATCAAAAATGACTACATCAACACCAGGTAATAACTCCCCAAAACCTTCATCTTTCAAACGCGAATCAGCAAAAAACAGATGATGATTAATTACCACCACATCAGCAGTTAAGGCTCGTTTACGCGCTTTTACCAAAAAACAGTCTTCGTAATTAGGGCATTCCGCACCTAAGCAATTATCCACAGTTGAAGTGACATAAGGCCATACTGGAGAATCTTCGCTTAATTCAGGTAATTCTGAGCGATCTCCTAATGTCATTTGCGATAATTTGCTCCGCACATGAGCCACCTCATGTGCACATTGTGGGCTTTGAAATTGCCCCTCTTCAGCATGTAACTCAACACGATGCTGACAAATATAATTTGCTCTGCCCTTTAAATTTTGGATGCGCGTGGAAAGGCCTAAAGCCCGAACTAAGGTAGGCAAATCTTTTTGATAAAGCTGATCTTGTAAGGTTTTAGTTGCGGTTGAAATGAGTGCTTTTTTACCGCTAAGCAGACAAGGCAATAAATAGGCAAAGGTTTTCCCAGTCCCAGTTCCGGCCTCAGCAACTAAAATCGATTTGTCCTCAATCGCCAGGGCAATAGCCTCTGCCAAATCGGACTGAGGGGCTCTGGCCATAAATCCTGGGATGGCTGTTGAAAGCCGGCCTTTTTCACTGAGACTGTGCCGGCATGATTCGCTAAGAGAAGTGATTTCAGCTACTCTTCTTGTAAATATTGCAGTTTATCAGTTACCCCTTCCCAATCTTTAGCATCTTCTGGGGCATCTTTTTTGGCCGTAATATTTGGCCACTTTTGTGCAAGTCTGGCATTCAATTCTTTAAACGGCTGTTGCTCATCGGTTAAATCGTCTTCAGAAACAATAGCATTCACAGGGCACTCTGGCTCGCACAATGCGCAATCAATGCATTCATCGGGATGGATCACTAAAAAGTTAGGCCCTTCATAAAAACAATCCACAGGACAGACTTCAACACAGTCTGTGTACTTACAACGAATGCAACTTTCAGTTACGACAAAAGTCATGCTCAACCTTTTCAAATGGGAATAAAGAATAAATGTTATTAAAGCACAAAACCAGGTACTGGTGGTAGTAATTCTCTATTGCTAAGACCAGATTTAATCAGGTGCGCTCTGTAATTTTAAATTGAAAAATAATCACTGTGCTCTTGAATAAGACATCTACCTGTGTTAAATTTAATCAATTTTATTTTTAAGGTTCAATTAGGACCCTTTTATACCTTATCGCTTTTTGTTGGAGCACCAATGAGTCAGTTAAACAATCTATTTGATCAAACAAGTCATCCGGAAATTCAAAAACTTATAGAAAAGTTTAATGAGACTCCAAATGAAAATTATCTCGAGCGCTATTTTTACCTGCAAAAACTTAATTTTTTGCTGAAGCATACTCGAGCCGATGAAAACTTAACTCGTTGGATAAATGCCAGTTCAGATGAAGAAGGAAGTTGGCAAGCGCTGTTAGTGTCTTTGGACATTAATCCTCTCGCTGTGCCCCTGTTACAAGCGACTCAATTTGCTGATGTAGTGGCAAACAGTGTAGGGCACCGTCCCGCTCCCCGTACCGAAGAGAATGCCCAGAGATTAACAGACTCACTCAATCAATTATTAAAACAAAACTTACCTTTTGAACGTTGCCAAGCACAGTTCGTTGAATTAAATTATCGTATAAGCCAGATATTTGCAAAGCTCCCCCCTTATCCTCAAATTGGACGAGGGCTGTTAAAAGCATGTATTGAGCAATTTAATGCACTTCCGCAAGATGATCATATCCAACGTATATTTCAGTTACAACGAATTCAATATCACTTGAACAAAGTCCCTTTAAATCAAAGTTTATTTAATTGGCGTAATGGCCATCCTGACCATACTGGGTCTTGGGAATCACTTTTAAATACTTATGGCATTGATCCCGATGGATCCTTTTTCTTAAAAAGCGCTCAGTTTGCCAAAGCGATAAAAAGCAGAATGAGATCTTACCCTCCCCTACCCAAAGATGCGGCATATAACGACATCTACAAGCTAATGCAACAACGTGATGAGCTCCTTGAAAAAAGCGTTCTTGACGCAAAAGATAGAACTTTATACATCGCTCTTTGTTGCCGCATTGATTACTTAATGGAAAATCAATCCAAAAATAAAGCAACCAAAGAGAGACACCTTGAAGATTTAGCTAAAGCCAAAGATAAACTTTCGGCAATTAAAGGCCATAACAAAGAAGTGAGTGAACGATATCAAACAGCTGTTTTAGGTGATCACCAAGCAAACAATTTTAATTTCACGTTAGATATCAAGGTGTTTGAAGAGGAATTCGCAAAAGAAGAATCTAAAAAAGAAGCGTCTAAGCGATTTATTCTCCGTATCGAAGATCGCCCACAATTAGGTATTGAACAGAAATTACATTCTTACCAAGTAACTGATTATTTTGCAGATGATGTTGCATTTTCGATGATCCAATTCAAAGATGGAGAAGGTGATGTCTGCTATAAACCTTTAGTTTTAAGCCAATTTGCCAATGAAGGCGATTTACGTAGTGTGGCAAAACGGTTAAGAAATAAAAATACGGCGTTCATTCTCAGCACTGCAGCTCACTTTTTCCAAAGAATAAATGACTTTTGCCTCAAACTAAAAGAGGCAGATGTGTACCATCCGGATATTAAATTAAGTAACTTTCTGGCTCATAACAAACGATTAATTGTTGCGGATAGAAAAACCTTTGTTAGTGGAAAGTCTCAACTTGCATCAAATTTACGCTCTACACCTCAATATGCACCCCAAGAATATTCTGACTGCCTCAATGAAGATCAAGATGGGTATGTACCTAAAGCCTACAAAACTCGATTTGATATGGAACAATTTATGGCATACCAGGTAGGTATGGCTTTAAAAGAGTTCTTACTATTAACAAAAATGGATGAGGTACCTGACGATTATTGGAGTCCTGATTGTGATATAGAGTCTTATTTTAAAGATGGGAACAGTCAAATTAAGAACTATATTTTGTTAATTCGTGAAATGACTCGTCAAGAAGAAGGAAGAAGACTGTCTATTAGCCAAATGCAGAAATTATTATTTACCATCAATAAGCAACCGGTTAATTTTTACGAAGATGTCGAACAGGTCTTGCCTTCAGCATCAGTAGGACTTGAAAAAGAATATAATGAAATCAATGAATTATTAAATAATAAACTAAGTAGTGAAGAATTATTGAAGCAAGCAAATGCTCTCTTTATTCGATTAACCAATCGCGAACCTCAAGAATGTCGCCTAAATCGATTTGCGGAAAAACTTGCGATTAAATGTTATGAACAATGTTCGAAGACTTATTTTTCTAATATTTCACGCTCTATTGAAAAAACATTATTAGACCAGGACTGGCCACATGCAAGCTTCACTCAAAAACTGATTCATTACTTATCTTTCGGATATTTCCGCGTACCCGAGGTAACTAAGGTAACAGAAATAAACCTTGCTTTGAATTTTGCAGGACCCGAATTCCAATCTCATTTTGTTCCATTCATATACTTATCTGAAACACATCTGAGACATTTGGGAATTAAACAATCTCAACACATGATTGATTTCTTACAAGCAAACATGACGGAAATAAAAACAGCGTTTGCGGAAACTATTTCGGAAAGTATCGGCGAAGCAGAATTAAACCTGAATGAGCCACCTCAACAACCGTTAGCAATGGCAAGTGCCTCCTTAGAGGAAGACTCCCAGGTAGATATGGATGAGGAATCATTTGAAGACGAATCGCTTTCAAGTAGTGTTGTTATTAAGAAAACTGTTGGAGATAGCAATTCACAACCATCCTTCGTCATTAATAGCATTGTAGAAACCGATGGAGACAAACAATCACCGTCAACTCATCAATCCGAAGAGGACGGTGAGGAGGAAGAAAACTCCGGCAGCGTAGTTTATATTCCAAATCCAAGTTCAGATACAAATCCAGAAGCAGAAGCTGATGCAGAAGAGAAACAAATTGAGAGGGCAGCAAAAACAAAGGCAACTTTGCGATTTTTTGCCGCAGTTAAAAAACAACAACCAAGCTCTTATCAAGCTCGAAAACAACATAGATTCTTCAATAAAGCGACTCTACGTGGCACGAGTATTGTTTTTAAAGGAGAAGCACTCAATTCATTGATGGCGGCTGTTGCTGCACAGGAAATTGAATCCACTACCTCCTCCACTCAAAGCTCACTAGCAGTCGTTTGCTAAAGTACTACAAGATAAGCGCTCAAGGACGTGCGCTTATTTTAATAAACTCAATAAGTTAGACAAAGAAAAAACAAGTAAGTCTTACAGTTCAGGCCAACAAGTTATATTATACGCGTTTTCCAATTATATTTAGCAATGCTTTAAAAATTGTCTATATTATAAGTAAGTTGGTCTTTTCAAAGCTAACCATATCTAAAACAGACAGTTTAAAGTATATTGAATAAATGGAGTTATTATGCCAATACATGAACGACGACAACACTTCCGGATCGAGGATTATATATACTTTAACTACCGAATTATGGAATCGGGTGAAATGTGCTCGGATAGAGCCGTTGTCGATGAGTTATTGGGTAAAAATGGACAACGCTATTTGGAAGCATCGCATTATTTCCAAAATATTGACTACGAACTAGCTGAATTAACCCAGGCTATTGCATTAAAAGACCCAGCTTTAGCGCATTATCTTAATCTGTTAAATACTAAAATAGACTATTTGTCTCGACAAATGCTTATGACCAATACCATTCAAATGCGTAAAGTAAACATTAGTCTTGGCGGCATGGCATTTAAAACATCAGAGCTTATTAAAGAAAAAACCAATTTAAAGATGGTTATCTATACTAAGCCCAAAATGATTCCAATTATTTTGGAAGCAACCGTGGTGTATAGCCAATATCAAAGTGAACACCATTATCGTACGGCGGTAACCTTTAATGGTCTAACGGATGAACAAGAACAAATATTATCCCAGCATATTTTACTGGGACAAGTAAAAACTCGCTCCGACTAAAAAGGTTACAAATTAGTTAATCCACAGTAAACTACACCCTTTCTAATAGGTCCGTACCCCTG
Above is a genomic segment from Legionella lytica containing:
- the tsaB gene encoding tRNA (adenosine(37)-N6)-threonylcarbamoyltransferase complex dimerization subunit type 1 TsaB, whose translation is MKLLAIDTSTEQASVAVSFGDELLHQEQGAQRTHAQFLLPMIDELLAKASISMTQLDGIIFGCGPGSFTGLRIACSIAKGLAYAHDLGLIPVSSLATIAWGARQQAEQADSAVLAALDARMHEMYWAYFPQAQYVAEERVSAVTEIAVPIQQPIVLAGVGIDEYWADFPEALKAQVSNRLTVYPNAATMIELARAKNLPAIAVADAQPVYVRNQVTYDKNS
- a CDS encoding PilZ domain-containing protein, with the protein product MPIHERRQHFRIEDYIYFNYRIMESGEMCSDRAVVDELLGKNGQRYLEASHYFQNIDYELAELTQAIALKDPALAHYLNLLNTKIDYLSRQMLMTNTIQMRKVNISLGGMAFKTSELIKEKTNLKMVIYTKPKMIPIILEATVVYSQYQSEHHYRTAVTFNGLTDEQEQILSQHILLGQVKTRSD
- the fdxA gene encoding ferredoxin FdxA, which translates into the protein MTFVVTESCIRCKYTDCVEVCPVDCFYEGPNFLVIHPDECIDCALCEPECPVNAIVSEDDLTDEQQPFKELNARLAQKWPNITAKKDAPEDAKDWEGVTDKLQYLQEE
- a CDS encoding APC family permease, with amino-acid sequence MNNWSSEKISVLALVLLITGAIDSIRNLPGTALFGSSLIFFFIFSAIVFLIPVAMVAAELASTWSEEEGGIYSWVNHAYGENVAFFTIWLQWINTLVWYPTILSFIAGALAYLVNPELAQNKYYLIAVILTIFWSLTFVGLSGLRASAHFAGICAILGMIIPMGFIILLAIIWVIKGNPIAIDFSLPHLLPQWKDSQSWVSLTAIMTSFLGMELAAVHVRNVKDPQKNFPRALFFSGLLILSTMILGSLAIAFVLPKEKISLVDGVMQAFSNFFHAYHLTWLMPILIFLLLLGSLGSMINWIISPAKGLLMAANHNFLPKPLCKLNKHGVASRILIAQAVLVTVLCSGFLLFPSVNAIYWLFTDLSTELYIMMYVLMFIAAWRLKAKFAHVQRPFAIPGGKPGYYLTCILGLCGCIMTLIVGFIPPVEFMNFGSASHFRLVFSIGIFVMILPAVLLYWRKRRQEASL
- a CDS encoding ATP-dependent DNA helicase, producing the protein MARAPQSDLAEAIALAIEDKSILVAEAGTGTGKTFAYLLPCLLSGKKALISTATKTLQDQLYQKDLPTLVRALGLSTRIQNLKGRANYICQHRVELHAEEGQFQSPQCAHEVAHVRSKLSQMTLGDRSELPELSEDSPVWPYVTSTVDNCLGAECPNYEDCFLVKARKRALTADVVVINHHLFFADSRLKDEGFGELLPGVDVVIFDEAHQLAEIATHFNGDRIGTRQFRDLVDDVIREWPAIDLANQPLKALSFKADKLMDELVTYVSAFDERSSWEELKRNKAFMGIWDNWLSLQSELLECFDAEAIAEKPGLIRCKERLEEFGAILQLFTQTQNDKIRWLERFKHTLVFHATPYTVAEPFSQLLKRQSCTYVFTSATLTMADSFDCFCNPLGLDEAKTLLLPSPFDYQEQALLYLPRGLPDPKNPNYYDLLFKRVVPIIEELGGRCFFLFTSHKALKQVAQMMDGIINYPILIQGTEAKPILLERFRQLGNAVLLGTATFWEGVDVKGEALSCVIIDKLPFSSPVDPVTRGRMAYLKEKGVSGFDELSLPNAVIALKQGVGRLIRDNTDKGILVIADPRLTGREYGRRILSSLPKLPKTRDEQKVLKFIRELALDYETVSD
- a CDS encoding Trm112 family protein gives rise to the protein MDKKLLEILVCPLCKGKLIHKKNELICKFDRLAFPIHGDIPVMLEHEARVIPLEEKDKL